DNA sequence from the Rhodothermales bacterium genome:
AGCGGCTCAGCGCCATCGCGCCGGCCAGGTGGCGGTCTTTTTCTTCGGGCGTCACGTCGATGAGATGCCCGGGCAGGTAATCGTTCTGCGGCCAGTTGACGAGCGAGATCCCGGAGGCCAGGGCGCCGGGACGCAGCGTTTCGGGGGCGAGGAGCTGGCGGTAGGTCCAGAGATTAAAGAGGCGGGTCTCGGCGCCGGGTCGCGGGTCGAACCCCAGGGTGCGCGGCTCGAGCGTGATCGGGTTTGAATACGACAGGCTGAGGAGCGGCCCGGTCCACGCCGGCGTCAGCGCCGGCACATAGTCGCGCCAGAAGGCATAGGTGTCCGGACGGTCGATCCTGTGATCTTCGCCGGCGCGGTAGTCGAGCGCGAAACACCACGTCATCGCCTGGATGTTGCCGGGTTGGGCCCCGGCCGGTGCGTGCGGCTCGCCGGTTTGCGAGCGGGACTCCGCGCCGGTCACATAGTCGGTTCCGCTGAGCGGGAGGAGGTCTCCCCGTTCGGTGGCGTCGAGGAAGTAGGGGGCCACGATCGTGGTTTCGACGCCGGTCGCCGGATGGAGCACGGTGACGGACCGGATGCGGTCGCCATCGACGTCCGCGCGCACGGGTTCGACATCCAGCAGGAGCCGGAGCCGGCCGGCGCTCACATACGGCGCAAGCATCCCTTCCAGGACCGACACCGCGGCGGCGGGTTCGTGGCACAGGGCGGATACCGCGCAGCGGCCGGGGTTGAGGGTGTCCGCGGCGTACGCCTCGCCCGAGAGCGGGTAAAAGTCGCGGTAATACCGCCGCACGTTGTCCCGATAGGTCTGATAGGCCCGGGTGCGACCGAATTGCTCGATCCAGGGATGCTCGTCCGGCGGCACGGCCTGCTGGGTGAGCTGGCCGCCGATCCAGTCGGTCTCCTCGGTCATGATCACGGTTCGCCCGCTTCGCAGCGCCGCCAGCGCGGCCGCGCAGCCTCCCGTCCCGCCGCCGATCACGGCGACCTCCGCGGCCATCTCGCGGCTGTAGAGCCGGCCGAGTGGCGCGAGGCCCGTAAGGCCGACGGTCACCCCGAGCCGTTTCAGGAAGGCGCGGCGATGCAGCGGATCCGTCATGCGGTGGGGGGCTTCAGCGAACACCACGGTTCTTCGTGCCAGACGTCAACCATCGTCGGTTCTTCGGCGATCGCCGGCGAGAGGATGGCGAGAAAGACGAGGGGTTCGTCGCCGGCGTTGTAGGTGGCGTGGACGACATTGACGGGGATGTGCGCCATCTCGCCGGCTTCGAGGATCCGGAAT
Encoded proteins:
- a CDS encoding FAD-dependent oxidoreductase is translated as MTDPLHRRAFLKRLGVTVGLTGLAPLGRLYSREMAAEVAVIGGGTGGCAAALAALRSGRTVIMTEETDWIGGQLTQQAVPPDEHPWIEQFGRTRAYQTYRDNVRRYYRDFYPLSGEAYAADTLNPGRCAVSALCHEPAAAVSVLEGMLAPYVSAGRLRLLLDVEPVRADVDGDRIRSVTVLHPATGVETTIVAPYFLDATERGDLLPLSGTDYVTGAESRSQTGEPHAPAGAQPGNIQAMTWCFALDYRAGEDHRIDRPDTYAFWRDYVPALTPAWTGPLLSLSYSNPITLEPRTLGFDPRPGAETRLFNLWTYRQLLAPETLRPGALASGISLVNWPQNDYLPGHLIDVTPEEKDRHLAGAMALSRSLVYWLQTEAPREDGGMGWPGLRLRGDVCGTEHGLAKRPYIRESRRIVAEFTVKEQHVGLEARMAETGLPAGEVTAASFPDSVGVGSYRIDLHPSTGGDNYIDISSLPFEIPLGALLPVRMENLLPACKNLGVTHITNGCYRLHPVEWNIGESAGMLAAFCLDTGAAPRQVRADAGRLADFQRRLMGDGVAIQWPAPMAVAR